The window GAGTACCGAAACCTTTTTGCTCTTTGTAATCATCGACTCTGTCTAATAATTTTTTTGGAAACCGTAATACAACTGATTGTTTTTCCATTGTCCTTCCCTCCCGAAAACGATATACTATGTATAGTATATATTACAAGGTGGTGAAAATCAATGTTAATGAAATAATCGTACAAATTCCGTATCTATCTAAGCCAAAAACAAATTAAACCACAAGTTTGAATCCTCGCAATGAAGTATTGCGATTAACCGCAGGTACTGCGGGGATAGCCTAATCCATAACTAACCGATAGGTTGGTGTTCTTAGGAATCCCCAACTTCAATCCGGGCGTGAGGTCGATAAGGTGGGTAGTCTAAGTCTGAGGTGAAAGAAAATGAGAAAAAGATATAATGAGTTAGGAAAATCTGTTGGAAAATTACCGACGGGTCCGTTAAATTCCATTACAGATGTACCTGATGTTTTGGTAGGTCATGTTACTTTGAAAGAAGAACTTAATGAAGAAAAAGTAATTCGCACAGGAGTGACAGCAATTCTTCCCCACAGCGAAAATCCTTTTTATGAAAAAGTAGAGGCTGGAAGCTTTGTATTAAATGGATTTGGTAAGTCAACTGGACTTATTCAACTTCAGGAATTAGGTGAACTTGAATCGCCGATCATGTTAACCAATACTTTTTCAGTAGGGGCTGTTCTTCAGGGAACTTTGGAAGAGATGTTGCAGCATACACCTGAAATTGGTGATACAACCGGATCGATAAATATTGTTGTTGGGGAATGTAACGATATGTTTTTAAACCATGTGAGATCATTACCTATCAAACCTCTCCACGCAAGACAGGCAATTCAACATGCTAAATCCGGAAAAGTGGAGGAAGGAGCTGTTGGTGCGGGAACGGGCATGAGTTGTCTTGGGTATAAGGGAGGAATTGGGACAAGCTCACGGAAAATTATTCATGCTGATTTGCCTATGGATTATATGATAGG of the Bacillaceae bacterium S4-13-56 genome contains:
- a CDS encoding P1 family peptidase: MRKRYNELGKSVGKLPTGPLNSITDVPDVLVGHVTLKEELNEEKVIRTGVTAILPHSENPFYEKVEAGSFVLNGFGKSTGLIQLQELGELESPIMLTNTFSVGAVLQGTLEEMLQHTPEIGDTTGSINIVVGECNDMFLNHVRSLPIKPLHARQAIQHAKSGKVEEGAVGAGTGMSCLGYKGGIGTSSRKIIHADLPMDYMIGTLVVSNFGRLSENPFLKEDVKKEKLPDGSIMIIIATDLPLQSRQLNRLAKRASIGLGRSGSHIHHGSGDIIIAFSNGNKKPHFSKGPLENKIILRDDHEVMNDIFQAVIEATEESIYNSLTMAETTKGRNGRVREGIPLDKIARKTN